A window of Rhipicephalus microplus isolate Deutch F79 chromosome X, USDA_Rmic, whole genome shotgun sequence genomic DNA:
TACTTCATGTGTTAAAAATATCTCGTACACAATCGTAGAAGAGGTCAGCTATTGTAAAATTGGTTGATGACATGTAACAATCGCACGCAAGCCTAGTGCTTTGGCTTCATATTCTGGAAGGGGGGCCACACTGCTTCAACTGCCAGCAGTCACAGGGAAATGGTTCACTTGCATTTAGCCATGGTATTGTACATTCGTCTTCCGTACAAAGAAGTGCTGTTGCACATGTGATTTCTTTTCAACAATAAATATTAGAATATTATTAACCAATTGCAAGAAATACTAAAGTGCCAAAGAAGGGGTGACCCACATTTGTTGGCTGGATGATTTGGCAGCCCCAAGAACAGGAACAGCTCAAAACAGTTACCCTGCAACTCAGTGGTGCAACTGAAGCCTCAAGGTACAGCATGGATAGACTTGTTACAGAAAACATTCACAACAAACATTTTACACTGCTTCAAAACTGCGCACTGATTGTAAGACAGAGAAATCACAACGGTTGGTTTAAACTTGCCAGCTAATGACATTCATGATCCACTACAACGTAATTGACACTTGCTTTCATTTATAATACTTACACGAGGTTGATGAACACACTTTCTCCGCCATTGTCTTTCTTACTTTCACTCCACTGTAAATTGAATGGTTGCCTACAATTGTATTATTCAGTACGTAGCATGTCTGTACAGACAAAACCTGTGTGACTAACACTACAATGAGTAACAGGAAAAGCAGCAGAATGCGACAGTCAAAGGTGACTTGCCGAACGTGGTTGCCTTCTTGAGTGCACAAGCTGTCGAGGTGCCTGGCCTGACCTTTAATGTCTTGACGCGTCATTGTTTTGTGCAATCACTACTTCTTGCTTGTTCTCATTGAGAGTTTTCTTTGAAGACCAGTACAGCAATTAGTGTCCTTGAAAAGAAGTTTCACAACATTAATTATGAATTGCATCCTCGTCCAGATAGCATATTCGTTATATAGGCTCACCGGGCTCTAATGCTTTCATACGTGAATGCATTAAATTTTGTAGCGAAATTTGTCAAGACACTATGAAAGGACTCCAGGCTGTGAGTTTGCACGGATGGTGACAGTTGACTGATGTCCTTCAAGAAGAACGGTGTGGTCACGATGTCCTTAATCTGTTTGTAGGGTTGAGAATCTGGAAAAAGGGTGTTATGTGCGCAGTAGCGCTCGATATGTGCAGCAGTTTCTCTGTGGCACTGTTTGGGTATTTGTGTTTACCAGCAGTGAGCCAATGCATGCGGCGAGATTGTCTATGaatgcagggggggggggtacaaatcTGCATGCCCTTCATGGATGTTCCTGACATGGTTTAGAAGGCTGCTCCATGCAGCAACAAGCAGGTCTCCATTGCCtccacaagcacacacacacacacaccagtatAGATGGTTGACTATTGATTGCATTCGTTCTGTGATTACAGCACATCCGGCCCTTCGGAAAGCAGCTGCCAGCTTTTTCCTGATGCCAGTAATGATGCAGTGGCACAACACACTCATTACTGCTTAATCTCACAAGGATGTGCACAGGTGCAAATCATAATCTTTGCAGAAAGAAAAATAGCAGCGCTGATGGGAAGCGTGCAAACTGATCTTGCAGGCACTTAATGCTTGTATATGTCTGCACTCTGGTTTCCGCATTGATTTGTTATTGCTTTTGTGCAGCAAACTTAGCCAACAAGGAAGGTGTTGTGCAGCGTACATATTCAGGAAGCAGAGTAGTGAAAGGCCACGTATAGCATGAGAGCAGAACGACTTTATCGCACCTTTTCCAACATGGTACACATCATAGGAGGGACCAATTCCTGGGAACTGCGGCCGCGTGTATTTTTGTATGCCTGAGTGGCGGTCTAGCGTGAGTGACTTCACTGTCATTCCATGGTCCGAAAGAAATTTCAGACCTTTTCAAAGGCCTTCCTTCTCCATTGTGGCACTCGCCTTCACTTGTTCACTCTGCAAAAAGGAATGGATAGAGAGCACGTCTACTTTTGATATACAGCTCCGAAAAAACTATGGTAATTAACAGTTCAAGCATTGCGATAAAAGGTCGCATTAATACTTCGAATAGTCACAAAATTGCTCAGGGTGCAGGCCAACATTATACACACCATATATTTGTTGCCTGAGGTAGATTATGCTTTTATCATCAAGCGGCAGTTAATATACCTGAAATATTTCTTGCTTTACTTACCTCCTTCACTTGCATTTGCTCCGCGTGGATGATTTCTTTTTTAATCGGGCCAAGGAAGGAGTATGTCAGGTATTTGGTACTCTGACCCAAAGAATCTCTCCGTCCATCACCACAAAGCGGTAAGTTAGTCTCGCGCAGCTGTGTCAGAAGTTTCTCGTGGTGCTCCCCCCACACCTGTAAGAAGTTTACACTCATAATAAGTGTACTTCTCAACATGGTCAAAATTAATTTCGTGTGACAGCCCAGGAAAAGATAAACCAGGCGGGGCATATTTGCACAATTTCTTTACTGAAATGGAAAGCGTGTTCGCTATTCTTCTTCAATTATGTACAGCAAAGTGCTGATTACATAGCAAGATATCCCACGCTTCGTGCTCCTACAACTGCCATTGAAAGAAAAATTGTCAGATTTCAAAAGGGTAATCAGCGTTGTCCTGTGATAATTGTTTTAAAATGCAGAACATTGCAAAAGCCTCCAACGTGAATGAGATACCTTCACAAGCTGATTGTACGGATGGCACCTTGTATAGGAAGAAAAATCATGAAAAGGCAAACCAAATAGAAAGGAAACTTGCAAGGTGAACAATGTTATAGTACCTAACTACACGCATGATCAGTTATAACAACGTCTGTCTAATACATTAAAATATACATGTGTTCACTAGAAAACTAACAACTCCATAATAATATCAAGGTCACAAACAGGACTGTTATGTGAAATGGTGTTTCGACATAATAATGTAGACGCTAATATATTTCCAACTATTCTCCGTATTTATCTGATGACAATGCACATGATGAAGACAGGTTCAGAAAATTCAGATGAGAAAAAAAGCACTTAGGCCGGCATGTATTTTAGGCATAGGTCAGCAAAATATGTGGAGCACAATCGCACTCACTCAAGAAAATCAATTTGCCATTAGGGCTCACTCGGTCTCAGACTTGCCAAAGTTTTGCTCAACAGTACTGACTCGAATCGGACTTACTGGAACTCAAACTCGCCAGAATATTTAATCCGAGTCTGAATGAGTCCAAGTGAGTAGACTTATGAGTTAATTTGGCAATTTATGTTTGTAGCTGAATGCAAACCACTTTTTCGTTGGAATTCCATCTATGCTTCACTTCTTTATTATTAGTTTGTGCCTTGCCAGTGGCATGTTCATTTGGTTATCAATAAATGCGCTTAAATGAAAGCTAATGCCTGACTTTGTCTTTTCATCGATCATTGATGCATAACTTTACCGGGTCGATTCACGGTTCTGAATAACACAATAAAATTTTCCGTGTTTAAATGGCTTCCTCACTTTTGTGCTTTCACAGCACCCTGAAATTTATATCATGATAGCTTGCGTCTTCATTGCTGTATGTGAGAAAAAAACGCCAATGGAAAGGACAAGATATTAAGTGAATTTAACTTATAGGAGAGAGTCGCGAAGATTAGGACACTTTTTACGGTGATATTTTTAGTTTTGTAGAACTTCAACGTGGAACAGTGTTTGATTGATTATAATGCAAGACTAAACAAGCCGAAAACCCTCTGAGATGCAGCACTTCCTATGGCTCCTCGTTGAGCTGTAAAAAAATTGCTTGTAATGACTAAAGTTTGTACAGCTAAAACAATTGTGTGGTTGTAATCTGTGAGCATTACAATTGAGATAGCAGAAACtttgaaatataaaaaaagcgCCTCCCAGTTACAAAAAAGCTTCATTCCCGTAAGACGTCTGCCATTGCATTATCGCGTTCGGTGTAGTAGCACCGTTTTGTGAGTCGTTGGCTAACACCTACGAAGTAACCAGAGGAGAGATTGATCACTGGGCCGTTCCTTCAGGATCTTTCCTATATAGCTTGTACAAAAGCAGCTCATTAATGTTCAGGGCCCGGATTCACCAAActaacttacgaaaacatttttgcgcaagagaaattttcttgcgtaagtcgattcacgaaacgaaaaaacgtcgta
This region includes:
- the LOC119162295 gene encoding uncharacterized protein LOC119162295 translates to MLEWFTFKRCISDLAVSISFVSRSVEDHTQGNHQEYFLVHQSYLVTLFNKYHTCVSDSVTVSLSCMGPQLTAKLECPQGHLHMRSSQPLVGRKPKGNINLSTVLLYSGSSLTSALSMMCHPYNQLVKVWGEHHEKLLTQLRETNLPLCGDGRRDSLGQSTKYLTYSFLGPIKKEIIHAEQMQVKEIPKQCHRETAAHIERYCAHNTLFPDSQPYKQIKDIVTTPFFLKDISQLSPSVQTHSLESFHSVLTNFATKFNAFTYESIRAR